The following DNA comes from Anopheles arabiensis isolate DONGOLA chromosome 3, AaraD3, whole genome shotgun sequence.
CAGATATGCAGATAATGCAATTTTGTTATCTTTATTTCAAAGCATAGAACTAGTAAAATTGTATGAGTGTCTCAAAACTTAATATAAGGATGTGTTTGCGATAAAAATAATGCGATCTCACTGTGGCTATTTTTTCATGGTGCCGCAATACAACAAAGACTGGTAACATGCTAAACCTTTCTTTATAAGTTGTTTTGAGTTGGTGTGATAAGAAAACTGTAAAACATGGTTATTTTACTGATTATTCAAAACATCACTCGAAGAAGTTCATCAACATCATGGCATAAGCATAGATCTTTTGCATTATCTGTAGGAAAAGTAAAACTATACACATTAGAAAAATACTATTTCAAGGATGTATGTCATGCTTACAGCAATAAAAAGAACGATATTGAGCGGCGCCATGCTGGCAACGGTCATTTCCATGGCATGTTGGCTTTTGTGAAACATGATTAAAAAGTCCTTTTTCTCAGAATGATCCATCAGATACCACAAAGAATCATAGAATGCATGCTCGATCTCCTCGTTCTGCAAAATAATCGTAACAAATGTGTTATTCCAATACGGATCTTACGATCTTTCCTTAACAATCACAACCTTAATGCTGAGGATAGTTCCTAGCAGGCATAGCTCAAACAGTTGAACTACAACAGCGATCGCCAGTGCGTACATGGTAAAGCTATTGCTGACGTAGCAACCAAACAATGCACCAGTGAGATTGAAAATACTTGAGGCCACCTGGACCCAGTTGTTGAGATAGTAACGCTTTTCAAGATCATCTTCGTACCTGAAACCCAACAAGCAGAATTATGAATAGTAGAATCAATAAACTCTGTTATATGTATAGTTACTCCAAAACACGCTGATGTAGCAAAACAATCTCACGTAGCTTTAACTTGACTGGCGTACGATCACGGGAGTTCTGTGCATCCAGCAATATAATGTTCATTTCATCGATCTTATTTTTGAGCACATCGGCATATCCAGCAACGCTGGTCACAAAAAGTATCAACACACTCTCAGCAGCTGCAAATCCTCCAATTCCAGCAATCATAAGATAGTACTGAACAATCAGATTCAGTAGGTAGTGTGATGTTATCTCCGGATCAGAGAAGGGCAGAAGAATAGCGTAAACTAGAACACGTTCGCGCTTGATGATATATTGAATGATTGGATTAAGAGACAGGACTAGGATGCAACCAATAATTTGTAATGTGATAAATTTCCTCAGCAAGCAGATACGATTCATTAGTAAGAGAAGAGTTGCATTATTCTTTTCATGGTTCCGATATTCGTAATGGAATAGATCTAAACGGTTGTACATGGCTTCAAAGAACTTTCGATAACGAAGAGCTGTGTAGAATTTTGCAAGACCCTGTGATGTATCATCAGGAGTACATATAATTTGGATTGGATTAAATTTGAACTGTGAAGATATATTCGTGAGTGTTTATTACCTGTATGAAGACACCATAGACGGCTGCAGATTCCATCAACTTAACTAAGTTAGGCCAATAGTACCAAACGGTATATACCTCACCGATTAGCGAGATTGATAGTCCAAAAAATGCCAGAAAGGTAAGAATGTTCGGTTTATAGTTCGGAGCCATTATATCAAGGCCGACAAATGAAGCGAACCACCGGATTAAGTGGAGGTTGTAAACGTATAAATCGTGCGACAAAGTAAACGTCATGTTGGATTGAGTAGTAAACGTAGACTAAGTtattaccattttactctTCTGGGCAACAAGTACGTTCTTGTAGTGTTGGTATTTGCTTACCCGAAGACATGGTGgtagttttttgttagtttagaTAGTGATAAATCATGCAAGTACGTGAGAATAGAGACAGTTGATATAGAGAATTTGAAATAGTGACGCCTCTTGTGGATTGAATATTGTTTTTGCAAAGCTGCTTAATcgtaatacatttttaaatatttttgttgaGTTTTATTACTTATTGTTATGTTATATTATATTAACCCATAGCATCATGACTGATGAGCAAATGTGAACTAGACCTGCagaaaatgagattttttttgtttttggatgtatttaaaatttattctatacaaaataataaatgttaaataaaatgcatttcattATACCTTGACATTTGTACGGACCAAAGCTCGACGGATTTTgaaatcgatcgattttgTACGGATTGAAATGCACGTCAAATTATTGAATCAGTAGATTACTTTTTGCATTTATGTCATTCGTTGACAGGGCAACAGCTTTTGCTCGtatttacgattttttttagaaactTTTAATGTTTGGCTATGTGACGTTCTCGTCCGCTCGACATATAAGGCACATATCTTGATGAGTGGTatgttgaatttgtaaaaCATCTTGTTTTTGGCAGTGAAAATTCTGAAATCATTTTGGCCATATGTATTATTCCTCAAATACCGTTTTCTACGATCTCAAAGTTTGGAAGGATTTTATTCTGTACTATTTAGaactatgtttttctttctttagaattatgtttttctttcggtaATTTCCAATGTATTTACCGAATAACCACAGTGTCAATGGCTgttattcatttattaatatcgtttaattttaagcatttttatttcttaatttCATTTGATAGAAAAGTCGAACAGACTTGACCTTTACAGAATTATAAGAGTTTTAAACGTGTTCAATATGGGTACTTccgttaaaataaatgaatataattaaaataaaattttcgattttattcgACCTTATCTTTTGACATATGACCATTATCCAGATAGAATTGATATGGGAGATTGCAGTTTGGCGAATTTTTAAAgctgattttttgttataaattgattataaaaaatgcaaaaaatgctAGAAAGGTAAGAGTGTTCGGCTTATAATTCGGATCCGTTATGTCAAGACGGACAAATGAAGCGAACCAACCAGGAGgttgtaaaagtaaaaaacgTATGATAGTGTAAACTTAATTGTGAATTGAGTAGTAAACGTAGACTAAGGTATTACCATTTCAGTCTTCAGGGCAACAAGTACGTGtgcgtagttttttgttggcttGCATAACTATGAATCATGCAAATACGTGAGAATATTGACAATTGTGGTGGTTTGTATTCGTATTTAatgagaagaaataaaaaagcagTATAGAATGCTCTTTTAATGGATGGTTACGCTAAATGGCTTATTGATTGatatttaatatttgatatttattaaattaaacggTCTGTGTGTTGCTATCTTAACGCACTCAAAGTACTCAAAACTTTGTACATAAACTCAAATGTTGTTATGATAAACTAACAGAGAGTAGACCATCCGGCACAGGTACATTTCATTTATGCAGCGCACGACTTGGCCGGGTATGGTTTAACCTTTGGAAGTCTCTTGTTTTTGCgaaaattgatcaaaaaaTTGTCACcagtttttaatgaatttatttttttaacagcGGTTAACAGCGATGTGCGACGGTGAACGAAGCAAAACGGAGAACGAAAAATCTGCCCGGTACCGGTAAGTGTGCCTTTAACAATTTGGTGATATCCAATGCTTGTTGTAAATGGCATTGAGCATACATTTTTTCCCATGTTGATCCGTAGAGCATTTGGAATGATATTCTAATTAAAGCATGTTCTCATGCATTTtgttaaatcatttttaattatagtATTAAGTAATTTAggtaaattttgcaaaaaaggaacgaCGTTAAAAAGTAATGATCTTTTGTTTATGATATTATGGTTATAACTTGGTAAGTCCAATAAAGAATTTGCAGACGAAAGCGCGAGACATTGAGCGGTTTCGAACACTCCTAAGGCAGGCTAAAACCGCAAAGCAGTTGTAGCTCTAGATATGTTAGTAAGATATGGTGGTTATTTTTGCACGtggttcaattttccagtTAGTTTTCAAGATAAGATGAAAATGTACATGTACATCTTGCAGACAAATGATTACCATTAAGATTGTgatattatttcaaattatttcaaagCAAAGAGCATAGCTGGAACATTGGATCGCTCCTGTTGTTCACATTTCTCAGATATTCTAGAAAATGGATAGTGGCGAATCTTATAAATTTTATCTCTGTACATAGAAGAGCAGATACGCATTCTTTTTCACAACCGTCATCAATTCAGCGTCACACGCCCATCGATAACATTTTCAAATGATTTCACAGTGAACGAACGGTGCGTAATATAAACCTACCACacgaaacagaaagaaaatcatttgtAGAAAGAGCAAGGGCTCAACACACTGGTACCTAAAATAAGGCACAGCCAGTGGAAGCTCGTTTGggatagtgtttttttttcaacatcccTCCGGAGAATGGGGCTGATAAGTTTTATTCTATCCCATTGGCCCATCAAGCGTGTTCTTTCGCGCTGGCGATGTTGAGTGTTGGTCATGTGCCGGACTATGGGAACAACAGAGCAGTAAAAGGATGAACCCAGATGAGAAGAGGGATAATGGGGAGGTAAACGCGACACCTCCCAATGGTGATGGCGATGACAGGAACTTGGGAGCGAGCGGTGTAAGGGAATGGGTCAACTTAAAAGGACGGGCAGTAAAATGTGGAATCTCGTTATCATTCATTACAACATCCCGTCAGCTTCGTTCTCATGCTCTGCTCTCAAGAAGTCATTTTGCTTTCTCTTTGTGGTATGTTATGGTATGTTAGAATGTTGGTTCTATTCTTTCGGATGCTCTTCTTTGCTCACtactcttctttttttagcttttttgcaGTATTAGTTATTGCTTGCACTTGCTTTCGATTCTTAGTAACTTTCTACGCTAAACAGCAAACTTTAGTGAATGTagcattggtttttttttgttttctttttatgtgTCACATTTATACAGTTGTAAAGTTTCCTTGCTAATATGGCGATGCGTTTTTGGATGTTACTATCAAAACAACGTAGCAGAGGCACTGCTTGGTGATGGGTAAAATTACATGATTTTTAATGATGCATATGGTTACAAAAGCATTTTAGTGCTTACTTGCAGGGATTATTGAATTGGAAGAAAATATGAATTGTTGATGAAGGTGAaacatgtttgtttgcttggaAAAAGTCACCAACCAATGATAACTTTTGCATGCATTCCTTTACATGTGTTTTAGTTAGGAATGCAACTAAAGTACCCTTTTTCACAtggtttgaattattttaatctGAGGACATGGTGTTAATTAAATAGCTGTGAAATGTTACAGTTAGAGTTGCTAAAGAAATAAGCAGTGACAACATACACTCACATTGAACTAAGCACCGTTTGAATACATTTAAACCGATTTTAATTATatcttgtgttgtttttgtttgttggcaTAGACGTTTACTCAATCACTTCAAAATGTCTGAAATAAGACAGTATTGAATAtctataatttaaaaaaaaaactttatttaCTTTCCACAATGTCGGTCAGGCCGTTAGGAAAGAGCCTCCACATACAACTTTAAGTGATTTTGTTACGCAATGTTGTCCTGTATTCACACACAacgggatttttttgtttggttcattgttttacgatgaaaagtttcctatgggatgaaaataaaaattacttcTCAACCGCACATGAGGCTTGCGTCCGGTTTGTTCGGCCAACCGCCCCGAAGTTATTAAGGCGTAACGAGTAACGATCCGTTGTTAACACTGTGGTACGGGTTTAAAgtacataaattaaatttacgaCTTTTGGGGTGCCAGCGTGGTTTCTCTTATCTACCGCATATAATGGTTGAATGCAATGTAATGAACCTCTGGTTCAGCGGTTGTTAGTAAGCTTACCGAAGAGGGCGAAAGCTTTAAGCGGGTGGGATTTATGGAGGATCAATTGCGTGGTAAAATATGGTTACAAGATGTCATCGCACAGGCAATGTGCTGAAATGATTATCCTTTTCTGGATGACGTATACCATAAGCACGTGTTTTGTGAGAATTCAATGTTATGAAAACAATGGAAGGAAGTGGCTCGTATGCTGCCACCAATTATAAAGATGTTGAAATTTTAATGTGGGTCaagcgtgttgttgttgatatGCTTGCGAGGTGATGTGTTGATAGCCGACTTGATTTAATTAGACAAGACGGAGGAAAAGGTCCTGCTAGATGCCATATCCCGTTCATTTATCAAAATTCGGCAATGAACGGCACTCTGAGAGGTAGATTGTTTATCTTTCGTCCCTCATAGTTTATAAATTTTGCTAGCAAAAATGAACTTTGCTTCCACTTTTGTTGATGGCATTGCGGCAAACACTTTTCATTTAATTAGAAAGTTGCCCGAGAGTTTCCGCAAGTGTCAGAATACATGAATGACACGTACAATACCGTTTATTATagttattgtttgttttctggGCAAAGCAAAAGGAGCGCTGCGTgattgtatgtgtatgtgaaaAGCGTACGGAGAATTTAATAAACCATTTATCAAAGCAGTTTTCATGCTGatgtttattattaaaatcagtTGGCATCTTCAACGTGGCCAAACTTGGCCGAGAAAGGTTGTGTGGCTCTCGTGGGGTTTGCGCCGGTTATTTTAGCAGGGCTCGAGTCATGAAGTGGTCCGACGTTATAACACATCACGAGAGCGATACCTTCGTATGAAGTGATGGTGATAGTTTTCAGTGATATTAAGTCACTCAACCGAGTGAAAAATGTTGCACTACGGTGTTGGTTGAAATATTATCGGTGCAAAGTTTACACACGAAAATAGTTTCACTTTGAGGATTGATTCTACAGCGTGTATGTTGCACGGTGTGGACGATGCGCTTCATGGCCAGTTTGAAGAGTTTTACGGATAGGTTCAAAGAGGGTCGGAGAGTATCAAATGTAcagaaaatattaaacaatgACTTGAATACACGAGTCACTTCAACGAGCATTCAAAACTAGAGTCAACCAAATTGCTGGTTAGTATAGTCGCTTAAAAACCATCATTGGCTTAACATCATGGGGGCTATTTTATCATATATATGTTTTAATATATTAATACTataatgtatttaaatttaattttaattgatatttttttaatgagttATGAATCaagttgaataaaaaatcgaCGTTGAAAcgaaataattaaaagaaaacgtGATGATATATAACCCTGGGTAAACTAAAGGGCCATCCCATCGTCGATTAGTCATATCATCATCCCAACAGCTCAAGTCATTTCTAATCAAATGCAATCAAATACACAAAGGATGAAAAATTTCTCTAGACATCCGCGCAATTAACAACTAAATCAACGTGAGAGAAAATATGAGTGGCAAAGTgaacttttgtgttttttgctggttAGCTTTACCCCGATCAAACCCATTAATCATATATAGTCTTGGTCAATCAATCATAATTTTGTTACCGGACCAAGCATCGCTTTCTGGGTTGTATGACGCTGACCACTAGCCAGCGTCTATCGGGTGCTTTCGTGTGCAAAGAACTTTCACTCAAGGTGACGTTGAGTGACAACCTAACGGATTAAAAAATGCTGCCCAGTGGTGAATAGCCGCGGCTGCAAGAAGCAATCAATGGAAGGCAAACACTTGAAACCAGGATTTTTTCGGTAAGTTATGACATCTCGCTGACAGTACGGAGCAATTGCAGCGAAAATATCTACACGAAAACAATATTACTGCAATCGTCACTCAATCCGGCTAAATGAGAAACAGTGTGGCCGGTTCTGTAGCATCTCACCGTTTGGTAAATTGGAAATTTAATGATAAAATGTAGCGACACGAATGTAGCGCACGTCCGGCACATCGATCCAAAGTAAATGGCAGTATGTAAGTGGCGTGTAGCTGGAAGGtatacagcagcagcgataCACTCGTAATTGCTGGTATCCTTCGCATGAATGACCACGGTTAAACATCCTCGGCTGACCTTCGACTAATCGTTATCTAACCCTTGGGGAGTATAACCGCACCCAGCCAAGTGATCTGGCAGAGTGgattcagtgttttttttggccTAACAACCAAGGGCCTACTGTCCCAATGTTTGGAaggcttttttgttgattaattCATAAGAATTTCAGTCCCCGGATAGTTGGTGTGTCTGGTCAGGTCAAGTGCACGAACCAACGTGCTGCTCAGGGGTGTAGCAAATATTAGCATCTAATAGGTTCACTTGATGGGGACATTAATTTTTGTCACAATGACTAATAACAAAGTATTCGGTTGGGACGAGGTTAGTTCAGACACAGACATGTCTAGCGAACAAACCAAATGCTGGAGGGGGGGGCGGGGTTGTGCTGGGTTTGTACAATGAGTttggctttttgttttaatggcGCCCCTGGTATTAAGCACGTGATAAACTGATGGTCTGATGGCGGTAAGTGTGCATTTGCAGCCTGGCGTTATAACGCAGACAACTAATTAAATATTACCCTTTTGTCAAAGCAAAATGATCTTGAAATCCCGGTAATAAAACTGAACATGGAGATTTAGgagtttattgttttgatgAGGGATAAAGAGCATTGAACTGAAGCTGGAGCTCATCGTTCATAATAAGTTCAATACAAATGTAATCCATAATCCAGCTTCACCAACGGACATGATACAATTTGTCCAACCATACAGGTCATACTTgttacataaaatatttatatggCGAATTTTCGGAGGCAGCAGTACAAGCGTTAGATTTTATTGTCCTAGCTTCTTACCGACCTCGAATGAGTATAAATGGGAACGATTAGGGGTAAAAGGTGACCCGAACAATATAGATTACTTCCGGGCTTGACCAATGAGCCGTTACTGGCCCATGTAGGGCTGACAGTAATAATCTGGCAAAACTTATGGTCAACTAgacgggttttttgtttcgtagGAACCTGGAGTTTCGTAGGAACTTTCTCTCAGTGTTTCAatgttgaacaaaaatgaaaaaaataaaaacagggTGACATTGGAAGCGACTAAACTGCAACAACAAGGCAAAAAGTATTTTGGGAATCCGAAAACTCCATTTGCCAAGGGTAATTGCATTGGACAGAgggaaaagcaacaaacttTCTAACGATTCTCGAGTCACGCGACCAGTTGTGAGAGCAACTTCGCGTGGAGTACATTTTCACGTAGGCATTACGGGGAATGGCAGACCGGCTCGATGATAGTGGTAGTAGATCTCCAGGCGACATTGGTTCATTCCGCTCTTTTTGTAATTGTCGAGAAAGATCATCTGGCACTTAGTAAGTGGGCTGAAGTGGGATAAGCTGCGGGCAGCAACGAAAATGTAACACGGTTTTAATTCAATTCTAACGTTACAACTTTATTTGTCGTGAGTAACGCGTAGGCACGGAAGTACTAGCGGAGTACTTGCGAGCGTGAGCGGTAGAAATTCGTAACCAATTTGAACGCAGAAAAATACCAACTGGTGTTAGTGCTATCGAATAAAGGTTGcttattcttttttatatatGAGATATGGGTAGCTTCGATCGACATTACCTTCGAAAAATGATTTATAGCTCGTTTCCGGCAAAGTCTCACGTCAGTAAGGAATTGGATTGGCATGGAAATCTTAGTTTTATGTCTTTTTTCGTCAAGAGTTTATCCTCCAAACAAGCGTGTGCCCCATGTCTTTCTCGCGAAAGTCGGATGGGGATTCATGATTTTTATTATGCTATACTGTTTGATTGCATCGATTCAGTTCAGAGTGAGAGGGAAAAGTTTATTGCTTCCTGCATTTGGATGGTTAGAATGTGGAGTTTTAAGTGACTTTCGCCTCCCTAGGAACGCCATTGTTCAGTCTCGTTCACTAAGCGCCTTGAAGAGGCCAaaatgagaagaagaaaaaactccAGAGCTTGTCATAAACGGTGACACAGTTCTAAATTTCAAGAATTTATGGTCTTTCGTCTTTTCGTGATTCAACGATGTGCCAGAAAGAATGAAGAAGTGTGAAGAAAAGTATGTGGAAGTGAGATGCAGAGTATTACAATTGAGCTGTAGGGAAATTGGATATTTTTAGATGGATATAGATTTACGGGGTGATTCCAACCCCCTGCGAATAGTCATCGTTGGGTTCAAAGGGAAACAGCTAATTCTGGTGCTGACACGGTGAAGATGGGAGGGATCAAGTAAGGCCAACAGGGCAATGACAGTGGCGAATCGCTCCATCATTGCGTATACAATTagttgaattttgattttgagcATGGTTGCACATTGGTACGCGTTCATTCTCGTTTTGGTCGTTGTCTGAGTAAGAAGACGATTCGCGAGAGATGGTTCTCTACAGTTTGTGTCTTTGCAGTGTCGGTTATTTgaggaagtgaaaaaaaaatagaaactgCAAAGCACAAAAGCTTGGCACGGAAGATTGAGGTCGAATCGTTTGCTTGTCGTTGCTGAGCCATGCGCAAAACTGAGCACGAACATCGTTTTACGAACAGTCGCAACAGTAGCATCAGCACTACCAATACCAGCAATACAATCAGCTGCAGAATTGTCCGGAAGCATTATCTCCTATCCAGGGAGCTAGAGCCAGTCTACAAACGAAATTGGTAGCAGAAATTTAtgactttatttatttcgctCAACAATCTACCGCCCTGCAGAGCTTagcgaagaaaatgaaaatggagGACCCGATCAAGGAGATAGAGCCGAGCTGCTGAAAAGCTATTTTGTGTTCACCTTGTCCCAGCAGACTCATACTACGAGTGCGTCTGTTTAACGAAAAGTTGTAATTGTCCATGAGTAGTTTTAAGAAAGTTTCAAGGAAACCCAAGATTGGTTACGATGTTTAATGCAAACTGCACTTATAATATTTTatcaaatgaaacgaaacagaTCTGAGCTTGTGCAAGGAGATCTATGTTGGGTGTTTCATGACGAATATGCTTTTTAAAGCTTTCCACAAATCTGCTGTTATTGGGATGGGGGAAAACGGAAAACCATGGCGGAAGAACTAATCTTGTAccataaaaaagtaaacaaactgtgagtTCTTCATCGTGCGGGAAGTTGCGTTTCGCACCATTGGCTTGTTTTTGGATTGGaaaacagcaaataaaaacacacaaggaACCCATTAAATTATTTGATACTGTCTTGAGCTCCGGACCGATAGCTATCTGGAACGTAGCCTGTCGTTGTGCCACGAGCAGCGAACCATCGTCTACGGGGGTGTCTTTTACAAAGACACTCGTAGCTGTTAGGGCTACAATTTCATTTGTCTGCGCCAATTTAAGTGAATCGCGTCGCCGTTGGCCTCTCGTCTTATGGTTCCAGTTTCATTTGAGCCAAAATTTATGGTAATAGGTCGTGAAAGGGGCCGAGGTTCTAAAGCCACACACTATCTCATTGCATCATGGATGAGGGTAGCCGGATCGCCGATGGTGGCAAGCTTTCATCTCAGATGCTTTTTTCatcggtgtgtttttgttgtttgcattcTCTGTTT
Coding sequences within:
- the LOC120905251 gene encoding odorant receptor 67d-like, which codes for MYALAIAVVVQLFELCLLGTILSIKNEEIEHAFYDSLWYLMDHSEKKDFLIMFHKSQHAMEMTVASMAPLNIVLFIAIMQKIYAYAMMLMNFFE